In Nomia melanderi isolate GNS246 chromosome 5, iyNomMela1, whole genome shotgun sequence, a single genomic region encodes these proteins:
- the su(f) gene encoding cleavage stimulation factor subunit su(f) has translation MTDDKTEFDWGNEKLQRAQKTVDESPYDLEAWSILIREAQNRPITEVRPVFEKLVTVFPSAGRYWKIYIEQEMKMRNFEKVEKLFQRCLMKILNIELWKLYLSYVKETKASLATYKEKMAQAYDFALDKIGMDIHSYSIWNDYVMFLKSVEAVGSYAENQKISAVRKVYQRGVVNPMINMEQLWKDYMAFEQNINPIIAEKMAIERSRDYMNARRVAKELEAVTRGLNRSAPSVPPTGHPEEVKQVELWKKYIAWERSNPLRTEDTSLVARRVMFAIEQCLLCLGHHPAVWHQAAHFLELSSKILTEKGDVNAAKNLSDEAATMFERATSTLLSKNMLLYFAHADFEEGRVKYEKVHQIYQKFLDIPDIDPTLAFVQYMKFARRAEGIKSARTVFKRAREDPRCKHHVYVAAALMEYYCTKDKNIAFRIFELGLKKFGDNPDYILCYIDYLSHLNEDNNTRVLFERVLSSGSLEPEKSVDIWNRFLEFESNIGDLASIVKVEKRRSAVLEKIKEFEGKETAQLVDRYKFLDLYPCTPMELRSIGYMEVSSVARSTAGVLPRIPDPEEAIASLPRPDLSQMIPYKPKVNPLPGEHPVPGGSFPLPPAAAQLCTMLPPPGCFRGPFVAVDLLMDVFNRIQLPEHAPLPVADNGCDTKLFDLAKSVHWIVDESNDGVSIGSKRRRTRLGGDDSEEEDLPPPPANDIYRQRQQKRVK, from the exons atgacTGACGATAAAACGGAATTC gACTGGGGAAACGAGAAACTGCAACGTGCTCAAAAAACGGTAGATGAGTCGCCTTATGATTTGGAAGCATGGAGCATTCTCATTCGAGAAGCACAAAACAGACCTATTACAGAAGTGAGGCCAGTTTTTGAGAAACTTGTTACTGTATTTCCTTCAGCTGGTCGTTATTGGAAGATTTATATAGAACAAGag ATGAAAATGCGCAACTTTGAGAAGGTGGAAAAG CTATTCCAAAGGTGCCTCATGAAAATCTTAAATATTGAGTTGTGGAAACTTTACCTTTCTTATGTCAAAGAAACAAAAGCCAGTCTTGCAACATATAA gGAAAAAATGGCACAAGCATATGATTTTGCATTGGACAAAATTGGAATGGATATTCATTCGTACAGTATTTGGAATGACTATGTTATGTTCTTGAAAAGTGTCGAAGCAGTTGGTTCATATGctgaaaatcagaaaattagTGCAGTACGCAAG GTATACCAACGCGGTGTTGTTAATCCTATGATTAATATGGAACAATTATGGAAAGATTATATGGcatttgaacaaaatattaaCCCAATAATTGCAGAGAAAATGGCGATTGAACGTTCTAGAGATTACATGAATGCTAGACGGGTTGCTAAGGAATTGGAAGCTGTAACTAGAGGATTAAATAGGAGTGCTCCTAGTGTTCCTCCGACCGGACATCCAGAAGAAGTTAAACAG GTGGAACTGTGGAAAAAATACATTGCTTGGGAACGCAGTAATCCCTTAAGAACAGAAGATACTTCCTTAGTTGCTCGCAGAGTAATGTTTGCTATTGAACAATGTTTGCTATGTCTGGGTCATCATCCTGCAGTATGGCATCAAGCTGCACATTTCTTAGAACTGAGTTCAAAAATATTAACGGAAAAAGGGGATGTAAATGCCGCAAAAAATTTAAGTGACGAAGCTGCTACAATGTTTGAAAGGGCAACTAGCACACTATTATCAAAAAATATGTTACTATATTTTGCACATGCAGATTTTGAAGAAGGAagagtaaaatatgaaaaagttcATCAAATATATCAAAAGTTCCTTGATATACCCGATATCGATCCTACATta GCTTTTGTACAGTATATGAAATTTGCCAGACGCGCAGAAGGTATAAAGTCTGCTAGAACGGTCTTTAAAAGAGCGAGGGAAGATCCAAGATGTAAACATCATGTATACGTTGCTGCTGcattaatggaatattattgtACTAAGGATAAAAATATCGCATTTCGGATATTTGAATTGGGTTTAAAAAAATTCGGAGACAACCCTGATTATATACTTTGTTACATCGACTACTTATCGCatttaaatg AGGATAATAATACAAGAGTTTTATTTGAGAGGGTTTTATCTTCTGGTAGTTTAGAACCAGAGAAATCAGT tgACATATGGAATCGGTTTTTAGAATTTGAGTCAAATATCGGTGATTTGGCTAGTATTGTTAAAGTTGAAAAAAGGCGAAGTGCAGTTTTAGAAAAG ATTAAAGAATTTGAGGGCAAAGAAACTGCACAATTAGTAGACAGGTATAAGTTTTTGGATTTATACCCTTGTACTCCAATGGAGTTGAGGTCTATAGGGTATATGGAAGTATCTAGTGTTGCCAGAAGTACAGCTGGTGTATTACCGCGAATTCCCGATCCCGAGGAAGCTATAGCATCCTTACCCAGACCTGATTTGTCACAAATGATTCCTTACAAACCAAAAGTAAACCCGCTACCTGGAGAACATCCAGTACCCG GAGGATCTTTCCCGTTACCGCCGGCAGCAGCACAACTTTGCACCATGCTCCCACCACCTGGTTGTTTCAGGGGTCCGTTTGTAGCAGTTGATCTACTCATGGACGTTTTCAATAGAATTCAGTTACCAGAACATG CCCCATTACCGGTAGCAGATAATGGATGTGACACAAAGTTGTTTGACCTCGCGAAATCAGTGCATTGGATCGTTGATGAGAGCAACGATGGTGTCAGTATCGGTTCGAAACGGAGAAGGACGCGTTTGGGAGGTGACGACAGTGAAGAAGAAGATTTACCTCCACCTCCCGCAAATGACATATACCGCCAAAGACAACAAAAGCGAGTAAAATGA